One part of the Acinetobacter sp. XS-4 genome encodes these proteins:
- a CDS encoding peroxiredoxin, with protein sequence MTLRLGDTAPDFQQESSEGIIHFYDFLGDSWGILFSHPADYTPVCTTELGYTAKLKDEFTKRNVKAIALSVDDVESHKGWINDINETQNTTVNFPIIADKDRKVSELYGFIHPNASETLTVRSLVIIDPNKKVRLIITYPASTGRNFNEVLRVVDSLQLTDKHKVATPANWQQGEDVVIVPSLKDEEEIKQRFPKGYTAVKPYLRLTPQPEQD encoded by the coding sequence ATGACACTACGATTAGGAGACACTGCCCCCGATTTTCAACAAGAATCGAGCGAAGGCATTATTCATTTTTATGATTTTCTAGGAGATAGTTGGGGAATCTTATTTTCACATCCAGCTGACTATACGCCAGTATGTACAACAGAGTTAGGTTACACAGCAAAATTAAAAGATGAATTTACGAAGCGTAATGTTAAAGCGATTGCTTTGTCCGTAGACGATGTAGAGTCTCATAAGGGCTGGATCAATGATATTAATGAAACACAAAACACAACGGTAAATTTTCCAATCATTGCAGATAAAGATCGTAAAGTATCTGAGCTTTATGGTTTCATCCATCCTAATGCCAGTGAAACACTCACAGTGCGTTCTTTGGTGATTATTGATCCTAATAAAAAAGTTCGCTTAATTATTACCTACCCTGCTTCAACAGGCCGAAATTTTAATGAAGTCTTGCGCGTTGTTGACTCATTGCAATTAACTGACAAGCATAAAGTCGCTACACCAGCGAACTGGCAGCAAGGTGAAGATGTCGTTATTGTGCCATCACTTAAAGATGAAGAAGAGATTAAACAGCGCTTCCCTAAAGGCTATACAGCGGTTAAACCATATTTACGCCTCACGCCACAGCCTGAGCAAGATTAA
- a CDS encoding MBL fold metallo-hydrolase, producing MIYKIHHLKCGSMCPVCAPLFGQKGFRAEVVCHCLLVETDRGLVLIDTGFGLQDYLHMKQRLGSLVKRLGKIEPNLEFSAIQQIQKLGFNPKDVQHIFVTHLDFDHAGGISDFPHATVHVLAAEYNAAQLPNFKGKLRYRTNQYKDHRYWNFVEYQQGEAWFNLEKVKGFPLFQDEILMVPLLGHSAGHCGIAIKQQNQWLLFCGDAYYSHLELNPKNKLRSLSLLEKTFAEDNEQRLVNLKRLQHLAQHEPTIEIICAHDPYELNRYQT from the coding sequence ATGATCTATAAAATTCATCATTTAAAGTGTGGCAGCATGTGCCCAGTTTGTGCCCCACTCTTTGGACAAAAAGGCTTCCGGGCTGAGGTCGTCTGTCATTGCCTTCTGGTTGAAACTGATCGAGGCTTAGTACTTATCGATACAGGCTTTGGCTTGCAAGATTATTTACATATGAAACAGCGCCTAGGCTCATTAGTTAAGCGTTTAGGCAAAATTGAGCCTAATCTTGAGTTTAGTGCCATTCAGCAAATTCAAAAGCTCGGGTTTAATCCGAAGGATGTACAACACATCTTTGTCACTCATCTTGATTTTGATCATGCAGGTGGAATTTCAGATTTTCCACATGCCACTGTGCATGTTTTAGCAGCAGAATATAACGCAGCCCAACTTCCAAATTTTAAGGGTAAACTTCGCTATAGAACCAATCAATATAAAGATCATCGCTACTGGAACTTTGTTGAATACCAGCAAGGTGAAGCATGGTTTAATCTCGAAAAGGTAAAAGGCTTTCCGCTGTTTCAAGATGAAATTTTAATGGTGCCTCTATTGGGGCATTCAGCTGGTCATTGTGGCATTGCGATAAAGCAACAGAATCAATGGTTATTATTTTGTGGAGATGCTTACTACTCACATCTAGAGTTAAACCCTAAAAATAAATTAAGATCGCTCAGTCTGCTGGAAAAAACATTTGCAGAAGATAATGAGCAACGCCTTGTTAATCTCAAACGCTTACAGCATTTAGCTCAACATGAGCCAACGATTGAAATAATTTGTGCTCATGATCCTTATGAGCTTAATCGGTATCAAACATGA
- the folC gene encoding bifunctional tetrahydrofolate synthase/dihydrofolate synthase: protein MNQQAPLSIDSLDTWLNYWSHVHVTGIDLGLERVIPVAEKLGVTQPTAKVFTVAGTNGKGSTTTTLAAILNEQGCKVGLYQSPHIYRFNERVKLGGVEVDDQSLIDAFVKVDQARRDCDLSLSFFEATTLAAFVIFKQQQCDVWVLEVGLGGRLDVVNVIDPDVAVITNIGLDHTDWLGDTIEKIAFEKAGIIRPNIPVVFAGEQILPQAIQDKAESTQADLYTVNRDYFYKLADDGQNWYFASEGTTLKLPLGHLAIENIAGAVAAILNSGLEISQSALEKGIRAARLAGRFEQRQVEGKTVIFDAGHNPHGVEFLLKQLRNFLEYNKQYTEVVAVFSMLADKDIKSVVDLLKPTVLHWKIAELNVPRAAPIQQLNDALQGQTVQQYGNIKEAFKSALEQTNNNQLILACGSFHTLEAIWEYLEECQ, encoded by the coding sequence TTGAATCAACAAGCTCCACTTTCAATAGACTCTTTAGATACATGGCTCAATTATTGGAGCCATGTTCACGTTACAGGGATAGATCTTGGTCTGGAACGTGTAATTCCTGTTGCAGAAAAGCTGGGTGTAACTCAGCCTACTGCTAAAGTTTTTACAGTAGCCGGAACGAATGGTAAAGGCTCAACTACAACCACACTAGCTGCTATCTTAAATGAGCAGGGTTGTAAAGTTGGGTTATATCAGTCGCCCCATATCTATCGCTTTAATGAGCGAGTTAAATTAGGTGGAGTCGAAGTCGATGATCAAAGTCTGATTGATGCTTTTGTTAAAGTCGATCAGGCTCGTCGCGATTGCGATTTGAGCTTATCTTTTTTTGAAGCAACCACTTTGGCTGCTTTTGTCATTTTTAAACAACAGCAATGTGATGTATGGGTGCTCGAAGTTGGTTTGGGCGGACGCTTAGATGTCGTCAATGTAATTGATCCCGACGTTGCAGTTATTACTAATATTGGCCTAGATCATACTGACTGGTTGGGCGATACCATCGAAAAAATTGCTTTTGAAAAAGCAGGCATTATTCGTCCAAATATTCCAGTTGTCTTTGCCGGCGAACAAATTCTACCTCAAGCAATTCAAGATAAAGCAGAAAGTACGCAAGCAGACTTATATACCGTTAATCGTGATTATTTTTATAAACTCGCCGATGATGGACAAAACTGGTACTTTGCCTCAGAAGGAACTACTTTAAAGCTTCCTTTAGGTCATTTAGCCATTGAAAATATTGCGGGAGCGGTTGCAGCTATTTTAAATAGCGGACTTGAGATTTCTCAGTCTGCTTTAGAAAAAGGTATTCGAGCTGCACGTTTAGCAGGGCGTTTTGAACAGCGTCAAGTTGAAGGAAAAACAGTAATTTTTGATGCCGGACACAATCCACATGGTGTTGAATTTTTGTTAAAGCAATTGCGAAATTTCTTAGAATACAATAAACAGTACACAGAAGTTGTCGCAGTATTTTCAATGCTGGCAGATAAAGATATAAAATCAGTAGTCGATTTATTGAAACCTACTGTTTTACATTGGAAAATTGCTGAGTTGAATGTGCCGCGTGCTGCACCGATTCAGCAACTCAATGATGCCTTGCAAGGTCAGACAGTACAACAATATGGCAATATCAAAGAGGCATTTAAATCAGCGCTTGAGCAAACAAATAACAATCAGCTGATTTTGGCCTGTGGTTCGTTTCATACTTTAGAAGCGATTTGGGAGTATTTGGAAGAATGTCAATGA
- a CDS encoding dual specificity protein phosphatase family protein has product MKKLSLITLLICINLQGCMQHESIAHEQRPKDWGTLVSQSHNFYQISSDVFRSEQPSPAMISELKNHQIGTIINLRAKDADTLVFKDENFNLVHIPINTWAIDRQDLLEVMQQIKIAKQNNQRVLLHCYHGSDRTGASVAMYRIIFENWAIDDAVKEMKQGGYGYHIIWKNIDRLFTPENVKWIQQQLSNPS; this is encoded by the coding sequence ATGAAAAAATTATCGCTCATCACACTTCTCATCTGTATAAATTTACAAGGATGTATGCAGCATGAAAGTATTGCTCATGAGCAACGACCAAAAGACTGGGGTACTTTAGTCTCTCAGAGCCATAACTTTTATCAAATTAGTAGTGATGTTTTTCGCAGTGAACAACCGAGTCCTGCAATGATTTCAGAATTAAAGAACCATCAAATTGGAACGATTATTAATTTAAGGGCCAAAGATGCAGATACTTTAGTTTTTAAAGATGAAAATTTTAATCTTGTGCATATTCCTATCAACACATGGGCAATTGACCGACAAGATTTATTAGAAGTCATGCAACAAATTAAGATTGCTAAACAGAATAATCAACGTGTTTTATTGCATTGCTACCATGGTTCAGACCGTACAGGAGCTAGTGTTGCGATGTATCGAATTATTTTTGAGAATTGGGCAATTGATGATGCAGTTAAAGAAATGAAGCAAGGTGGTTATGGCTACCATATTATCTGGAAAAATATTGACCGTTTATTTACACCTGAGAATGTAAAATGGATTCAACAGCAACTGTCGAATCCATCTTAA
- a CDS encoding SPOR domain-containing protein: MSMNNKQRWMGGVVLLGGGVLLAALLLKGNEEIKQVEVQPPASTSPKTQTKPKQATEGQMVQLQPLAVDVETEKRLLEEQRRSREKAVAEQEARAAEFLAMQQQAEADAARKAAAEYAAINARRTAAQESSDNIPPELVGDAKAKNQQTNAVNKTTNTSKIDADKKAAEAKRQAEADKKAAEAKRQAEADKKAAEAKRQAEADKKAAEAKRQAEADKKAAEAKRQAEADKKATEAKHKAEADKKTSEAKRKAEADKKADAEKARELLENGDKKWMVQVALAANQANADSVVSKLRAKGYKVTTSQTSKGIRIMVGPAKDRDTADAARKKITSDSSLNMKSAWVIDWVPLDQR; this comes from the coding sequence ATGTCAATGAATAACAAACAACGCTGGATGGGTGGTGTTGTTTTACTGGGAGGTGGTGTTTTATTGGCAGCATTACTTCTAAAAGGAAATGAGGAAATAAAACAGGTTGAAGTTCAACCACCCGCATCCACATCGCCAAAAACTCAAACTAAGCCAAAGCAAGCAACCGAAGGACAAATGGTACAACTACAACCTCTAGCGGTTGATGTTGAAACAGAAAAACGTTTGCTAGAAGAACAGCGCCGTTCGCGTGAAAAAGCGGTTGCTGAGCAAGAAGCACGTGCAGCTGAGTTTTTAGCCATGCAACAGCAAGCTGAAGCTGATGCTGCTCGTAAAGCCGCAGCAGAGTACGCTGCCATTAATGCACGTCGTACAGCTGCTCAAGAAAGTTCAGATAATATTCCACCAGAGTTAGTGGGGGACGCGAAAGCTAAAAACCAGCAAACTAATGCGGTGAATAAAACAACTAATACTTCAAAAATAGATGCAGACAAAAAAGCAGCTGAAGCAAAACGCCAAGCGGAAGCTGATAAGAAAGCAGCTGAAGCAAAACGTCAGGCAGAAGCTGATAAGAAAGCAGCTGAAGCAAAACGCCAAGCAGAAGCTGATAAGAAAGCAGCTGAAGCAAAACGTCAGGCAGAAGCTGATAAGAAAGCAGCTGAAGCAAAACGTCAGGCAGAAGCAGATAAGAAAGCGACTGAAGCAAAACACAAAGCAGAAGCAGATAAGAAAACATCAGAGGCTAAACGTAAAGCAGAAGCTGATAAAAAAGCTGATGCTGAAAAAGCACGTGAGCTGCTGGAAAATGGTGATAAAAAGTGGATGGTGCAAGTTGCATTGGCTGCTAACCAAGCAAATGCAGATTCAGTTGTTTCTAAATTACGAGCTAAAGGCTACAAGGTAACTACCAGCCAAACTAGCAAGGGAATCCGTATTATGGTAGGCCCTGCGAAAGACCGTGATACAGCAGATGCAGCCCGTAAGAAAATTACTTCTGATTCAAGTTTAAATATGAAATCGGCTTGGGTTATTGATTGGGTGCCATTAGATCAGCGTTAA